One genomic window of Glycine max cultivar Williams 82 chromosome 16, Glycine_max_v4.0, whole genome shotgun sequence includes the following:
- the LOC100812260 gene encoding uncharacterized protein isoform X1: MKKLLDFGRKALFYVRVLSGYEERRIRSYRLQLEQRVQQVQARKAAINKVPEQIILSEVRRMVDEMKALNKKLEETETAIEDYFKPLDKEAEIIMKMQIQGEERTSEIMMQALEKQATLQQAEAEKNASKHQVNHAETNMNESEMMEEEKTLTEMLKALQQEVLLEKADTESDVNAHQADNSPINLSSASTTTSK, encoded by the exons ATGAAGAAGTTGTTAGATTTTGGGAGGAAAGCCCTTTTTTATGTCAGGGTGCTTTCTGGATATGAAGAGCGAAGAATACGATCTTATAGGCTGCAGCTTGAGCAACGCGTACAACAG GTACAAGCAAGGAAAGCGGCCATAAATAAAGTACCTGAGCAGATTATTTTATCCGAGGTTCGGCGAATGGTTGATGAGATGAAAGCTTTGAATAAGAAGCTGGAAGAAACA GAGACAGCCATTGAAGACTATTTCAAGCCTCTAGACAAGGAAGCTGAGATTATAATGAAAATGCAAATACAAGGGGAAGAGAGAACTTCAGAGATTATGATGCAGGCACTGGAGAAACAAGCTACGCTTCAACAAGCTGAAGCTGAAAAAAATGCTAGTAAGCATCAAGTTAACCATGCTGAAACCAATATGAATGAATCTGAGATGATGGAAGAAGAGAAAACTTTGACGGAGATGTTGAAAGCACTGCAACAAGAAGTTTTGCTTGAGAAAGCTGATACTGAAAGTGATGTTAATGCGCATCAAGCAGACAATTCTCCTATCAACTTGAGCTCAGCATCTACAACCACTTCTAAATGA
- the LOC100812260 gene encoding uncharacterized protein isoform X2 — MLNLSCCTILSLSLLLVQARKAAINKVPEQIILSEVRRMVDEMKALNKKLEETETAIEDYFKPLDKEAEIIMKMQIQGEERTSEIMMQALEKQATLQQAEAEKNASKHQVNHAETNMNESEMMEEEKTLTEMLKALQQEVLLEKADTESDVNAHQADNSPINLSSASTTTSK, encoded by the exons ATGCTCAACCTTTCTTGTTGCAcaatcctctctctctctctcttgttg GTACAAGCAAGGAAAGCGGCCATAAATAAAGTACCTGAGCAGATTATTTTATCCGAGGTTCGGCGAATGGTTGATGAGATGAAAGCTTTGAATAAGAAGCTGGAAGAAACA GAGACAGCCATTGAAGACTATTTCAAGCCTCTAGACAAGGAAGCTGAGATTATAATGAAAATGCAAATACAAGGGGAAGAGAGAACTTCAGAGATTATGATGCAGGCACTGGAGAAACAAGCTACGCTTCAACAAGCTGAAGCTGAAAAAAATGCTAGTAAGCATCAAGTTAACCATGCTGAAACCAATATGAATGAATCTGAGATGATGGAAGAAGAGAAAACTTTGACGGAGATGTTGAAAGCACTGCAACAAGAAGTTTTGCTTGAGAAAGCTGATACTGAAAGTGATGTTAATGCGCATCAAGCAGACAATTCTCCTATCAACTTGAGCTCAGCATCTACAACCACTTCTAAATGA